AGCAGCGCTGCCCCTGATGAATATAACAGTCCGGGTATCAATAGTATTGCAATTCCGAAAATATACATTGGATTCTTGAAATACTTGAAGATCCCCTCGTTTACCAATGGTTTATTTCTATAGGACATATCAAAGTGGTCGATCCCCACAGCACGATTGTAGGGAAAAAACCTGCCAATAGAATAAAATAGATACACGGCCGGCAATGTGACTGCCAGTGCCATGATATTCAATATGAACTGGTCTACAGGCAGGGTGTTCCTGCTGGAAACTGCCAGTAGTATTACGAAAATTATCCTTAATATTGCAAGTATGAAAAAACCAGTTGAATAATAGGCAAATCCGTTCCAGCCAAATAACCTGGTGATCAATGAATAATGCAATTGTACCCGCCAGCAGAACAATACATAGACCTGGTGCAATACGGCAATAGCGATGGCAAGCACGAACCATGCTACAGTATCGATACCAAGAATTTGCCCCTCCATGAATTTGCCAGTCTTAACAAGAATAGATATTCCTGCCAGGAGAACCGCTAATATGACCAGATGTATATGTTGTCTTTCTAACAGTAATCCAACATTTTTCATTGTAGAATAGTATTTTATGAAACATATAAAACTTTTGGGACTGCACAATAAGACCTTCAATGAACTATGTCCCGGTTATCCTCTTACGGACCACAAGTATGAACATGTGCCATGCATCAACGATACCGATACCGATTCCAATTTCGCTATCGCTCAAATTCAACAAAAACAGTGGCAGCAAAAAGAATGAGAAAATATAATTACTAAGAAATGCAGTAATCTTTAAGAGATAGGTATGAAATTGAATATAAATAACATCACTGTGGATGATACCTACTGCGAAGCCTTCAGCGGCGTATTTACCAGATTTATCATCACTGCCGGCGACAAGAAGCGGCTCAAACGTGCTGCTTACCTTTCCACTGCCCTGCCGTCCACCGTATTCGGGAAATCCGAGGGCGGTATAGAAGCCTGGCTTGACCCTGCCGACACTCCCGATGGCAGGATAGGGGCTGTTGTCCAGATATGGGTGAACGATATCAAGGACTCTGACCGGATACTGGCCTTTGAACTGGGCTGGCGGATCAGACAAGGCATCCTTGTTGTGCCCACCACATCAGTGTTCAATGCCCTGGAATCCGGGACTTCCATTGATCTGATGGCACCTGTAGGATACTGTGCTGACGGCTATCAGGTAGAAGAAAAGCGCTACGGCAGGCAGACCATTGTGCTTCCGCTTATGATGGGGGAGTTCATCATCGAGCGGTACCTCTGCACGGCAAGGGGTGTTATGGGTGGAAATGTATGGTTCTTCTGCGATTCAATTGATTCAGCCCTGGAAGCAGGGGACAAGGCAGTAGTGGCTGTAGATGGCGTAAAAGGTGCGGTATCGACCTTTGATATCTGCTCTGCCGGTTCCAAGCCAGTTTATCCCGGGCAAGCACATCCTGAGGTAGGACCAAGTACCAACCATCCTTACTGCCCCACGTTGAAAGGAAAAATCCCGGATTTTGCAGTACCGGATGGCATAGAGTCCATACCCGAGATCGTGATAAACGGTGTTGATGAAAAGGCTGTGGGAAATGCCATGAAAGCAGCTATGTATGCAGCATCCGGGGTGCAAGGTCTAAAACGTATCTCTGCTGGCAATTATGATAGGAAACTGGGGAAATTCCGGATATACCTTAAAGACCTGTTATAGCCGCATCCAGCTGGTCCTTGTGGGGTAATCCGCTGCGTGCACCGCGTTTTGTTATTTTAATTGATGCAGTGATGTTCCCCATCAGAGCGCTGGTCGCTATGTCCTTACCCTGCAGCATACCATAGATAAAACCGGCATTGAATGCATCACCGGCACCTGTAGTGTCTACCACATTCACTTTTTGCGCAGGGATCTGTTTTTGTATGGTTCCGTCTGCAACATAGCATCCATTTGCCCCCATCTTG
The ANME-2 cluster archaeon DNA segment above includes these coding regions:
- a CDS encoding formylmethanofuran--tetrahydromethanopterin N-formyltransferase: MKLNINNITVDDTYCEAFSGVFTRFIITAGDKKRLKRAAYLSTALPSTVFGKSEGGIEAWLDPADTPDGRIGAVVQIWVNDIKDSDRILAFELGWRIRQGILVVPTTSVFNALESGTSIDLMAPVGYCADGYQVEEKRYGRQTIVLPLMMGEFIIERYLCTARGVMGGNVWFFCDSIDSALEAGDKAVVAVDGVKGAVSTFDICSAGSKPVYPGQAHPEVGPSTNHPYCPTLKGKIPDFAVPDGIESIPEIVINGVDEKAVGNAMKAAMYAASGVQGLKRISAGNYDRKLGKFRIYLKDLL